From a single Aquarana catesbeiana isolate 2022-GZ linkage group LG09, ASM4218655v1, whole genome shotgun sequence genomic region:
- the LOC141107181 gene encoding olfactory receptor 8G50-like gives MEESNKTVMTYFIIKGISDVPALQLPIFLLVLLIYLIIVVGNMTIFLLISTDRHLHTPMYFFLANLSILDVCCSTITLHKPLITFITGDKSVSFVGCVMQMFFFLSFTCNEVLILTAMGYDRYVAVCNPLRYHVIMSHKVCSGLAGICWVVGFLDIMPCALKISFISCYTSLEVNHFFCDLVPLMKLSCSDTSALQLYVLIEGVFLSAFVPFSLTFISYVFIIRSILRIRSSKGRWKAFYTCSSHLTIIILLYGTLAYQYFRPVEYITLGSNKLYSLFNTTGVPILNPLIYSLKNKDVKSAFKRKFRTFSIVKNNT, from the coding sequence ATGGAAGAATCCAACAAAACAGTGATGACATATTTTATCATTAAAGGGATTTCTGATGTCCCAGCATTAcagcttccaatttttttgttGGTTCTGCTGATTTATCTCATCATTGTAGTTGGTAATATGACCATATTTCTACTGATCTCCACAGATCGCCATCTTCACACTCCAATGTATTTCTTCCTGGCCAATCTGTCTATCCTTGATGTCTGCTGCTCAACAATAACTCTTCACAAACCTCTTATTACATTTATCACTGGAGATAAATCGGTTTCATTTGTTGGTTGTGTGATGCAGATGTTCTTCTTTTTATCATTCACATGTAATGAAGTGCTAATTCTGACAGCAATGGGTTATGACCGCTATGTGGCTGTCTGCAACCCTTTGCGTTACCATGTAATTATGAGCCACAAAGTCTGCAGTGGTCTGGCTGGTATCTGTTGGGTTGTGGGTTTCTTAGATATCATGCCTTGTGCTTTGAAAATATCATTCATTTCCTGTTACACATCATTGGAGGTCAACCATTTCTTCTGTGACCTTGTACCATTAATGAAACTATCCTGCAGTGACACCTCTGCTTTGCAACTTTATGTGCTAATTGAAGGAGTGTTCCTGTCAGCATTTGTTCCATTTAGTCTCACTTTTATATCATATGTTTTTATTATAAGAAGCATACTGAGAATACGTTCCAGCAAAGGGAGGTGGAAAGCCTTCTACACGTGTTCCTCACATCTCACAATCATCATTCTTCTTTATGGCACCTTGGCTTACCAATACTTCAGACCAGTTGAATATATTACACTGGGTTCTAATAAACTTTATTCCCTCTTTAATACCACTGGTGTTCCGATATTAAACCCCCTGATTTACAGTTTGAAGAATAAAGATGTTAAATCAGCCTTTAAGAGAAAGTTTAGGACATTTTCAATTGTGAAAAATAACAcataa